One segment of Danaus plexippus chromosome 10, MEX_DaPlex, whole genome shotgun sequence DNA contains the following:
- the LOC116766639 gene encoding katanin p60 ATPase-containing subunit A1-like isoform X3 produces MYISIAVRLLKRKMDFGFGDALIPNVRGLRQFFERDPFFGPSSGFHQMARMMDRMMSESLQPFGFARFTTHRSGDDNGNSMPRDGLRAEKSDNRRERARNPQTHAGNGTRHPPTQVVKPTPINSFQDNASDQSKPTDPTTEKWAGTLRRRDPDIQPTLPSIIRKASSTHSSISSGRKTRSVDRVPRTRRQLVPIKPTIRPRDVPAEGDVTMLEKDEKLFNATGYEVHLVETLERDILQRNPDVRWKDVIGLDDAKSVLQEAMVLPLVMPDYFKGIRRPWKGVLLTGPPGTGKTLLARAVATECRTTFFNVSSATLTSKYRGDSEKLVRLLFDMAAFYAPSTIFLDEVDSLCAVRGADSEHEASRRFKAELLIQMDGLAAAFNQDKVIMVLAATNHPWDIDEAFRRRFEKRIYVGLPDEPTRVKLLNLCLREVILGDDVDLKDLSTKLEGYSGSDINNLCRDAAMMTMRHKVAGKSPEQIRRLKRSELEAPVTKADLIAAMDKTRRTVTQADVARYSNWIQKHGCS; encoded by the exons ATGTACATTTCAATTGCTGTCAGACTATTAAAACGCAAAATGGATTTTGGTTTTGGGGATGCTTTGATCCCTAATGTCAGAGGATTGAGGCAATTTTTCGAACGTGATCCTTTTTTTGG TCCTAGTTCTGGATTTCACCAAATGGCCAGAATGATGGATCGTATGATGTCTGAAAGCCTTCAGCCGTTTGGATTTGCAAGATTCACAACGCACCGGAGTGGAGATGACAACGGAAATTCTATGCCCAGAGATGGATTACGGGCTGAAAAAAGTGATAATCGCAGAGAACGGGCGAGAAACCCTCAAACTCACGCTGGTAATGGGACAAGACATCCACCGACACAAG taGTCAAACCAACTCCGATCAACTCTTTTCAAGACAATGCATCTGATCAGTCGAAACCAACAGACCCAACGACAGAGAAATGGGCTGGAACATTAAGAAGACGCGACCCTGACATACAGCCAACTTTACCATCGATCATTCGTAAAGCGTCTTCGACACATTCGTCTATCAGTAGTGGAAGAAAAACCCGATCTGTAGATAGAGTACCAAGAACGAGGCGGCAGTTAGTGCCGATTAAACCAACCATAAGACCGCGAGATGTGCCAGCAGAAGGAGATGTTACTATGCTAGAGAAAgatgaaaaactttttaacgCGACAGGTTATGAAGTGCATCTCGTTGAAACGTTAGAAAGGGATATTTTACAAAGGAATCCAGATGTTCGCTGGAAGGACGTGATTGGTTTAGACGATGCAAAATCTGTGCTACAAGAAGCAATGGTACTGCCGCTAGTGATGCCTGactattttaaa gGTATTCGACGTCCATGGAAAGGAGTTCTCTTAACTGGACCGCCGGGAACTGGTAAGACACTCCTAGCGAGGGCGGTGGCGACCGAGTGCAGGACCACATTCTTTAATGTATCTTCCGCAACCCTTACATCCAAATATCGCGGTGATTCAGAAAAACTTGTCAGGCTTCTCTTTGATATG GCTGCGTTCTACGCTcctagtacaatatttttagatgaAGTTGATTCTCTTTGCGCCGTTCGTGGAGCCGATTCAGAACATGAGGCGTCCCGACGTTTTAAAGCTGAACTACTTATACAAATGGATGGATTAGCTGCTGCTTT CAATCAAGATAAAGTTATAATGGTGTTGGCTGCAACTAATCATCCATGGGACATCGATGAGGCGTTCCGAAGAAGATTTGAGAAGAGAATATATGTTGGTCTGCCTGAtg AGCCGACGAGAGTCAAATTACTAAATCTCTGTCTCCGTGAAGTCATTTTAGGAGATGATGTTGACTTGAAAGATCTGTCGACGAAGCTGGAAGGATATAGCGGAtctgatataaataatctatgcag AGATGCAGCAATGATGACAATGCGCCATAAAGTAGCAGGAAAAAGTCCGGAACAAATTCGTCGTTTGAAACGTTCTGAGTTGGAAGCACCAGTCACCAAAGCTGACCTCATAGCTGCCATGGACAAAACGCGACGCACAGTCACTCAAGCTGATGTAGCGCGTTACAGCAACTGGATACAAAAACATGGCTGTTCCTAG
- the LOC116766639 gene encoding katanin p60 ATPase-containing subunit A1-like isoform X2, protein MSQDMKSASMDLNSSRSWCRRENDVKIELGFNVPLGAMSAHPVFHSSWDIGCPSSGFHQMARMMDRMMSESLQPFGFARFTTHRSGDDNGNSMPRDGLRAEKSDNRRERARNPQTHAGNGTRHPPTQVKPTPINSFQDNASDQSKPTDPTTEKWAGTLRRRDPDIQPTLPSIIRKASSTHSSISSGRKTRSVDRVPRTRRQLVPIKPTIRPRDVPAEGDVTMLEKDEKLFNATGYEVHLVETLERDILQRNPDVRWKDVIGLDDAKSVLQEAMVLPLVMPDYFKGIRRPWKGVLLTGPPGTGKTLLARAVATECRTTFFNVSSATLTSKYRGDSEKLVRLLFDMAAFYAPSTIFLDEVDSLCAVRGADSEHEASRRFKAELLIQMDGLAAAFNQDKVIMVLAATNHPWDIDEAFRRRFEKRIYVGLPDEPTRVKLLNLCLREVILGDDVDLKDLSTKLEGYSGSDINNLCRDAAMMTMRHKVAGKSPEQIRRLKRSELEAPVTKADLIAAMDKTRRTVTQADVARYSNWIQKHGCS, encoded by the exons TCCTAGTTCTGGATTTCACCAAATGGCCAGAATGATGGATCGTATGATGTCTGAAAGCCTTCAGCCGTTTGGATTTGCAAGATTCACAACGCACCGGAGTGGAGATGACAACGGAAATTCTATGCCCAGAGATGGATTACGGGCTGAAAAAAGTGATAATCGCAGAGAACGGGCGAGAAACCCTCAAACTCACGCTGGTAATGGGACAAGACATCCACCGACACAAG TCAAACCAACTCCGATCAACTCTTTTCAAGACAATGCATCTGATCAGTCGAAACCAACAGACCCAACGACAGAGAAATGGGCTGGAACATTAAGAAGACGCGACCCTGACATACAGCCAACTTTACCATCGATCATTCGTAAAGCGTCTTCGACACATTCGTCTATCAGTAGTGGAAGAAAAACCCGATCTGTAGATAGAGTACCAAGAACGAGGCGGCAGTTAGTGCCGATTAAACCAACCATAAGACCGCGAGATGTGCCAGCAGAAGGAGATGTTACTATGCTAGAGAAAgatgaaaaactttttaacgCGACAGGTTATGAAGTGCATCTCGTTGAAACGTTAGAAAGGGATATTTTACAAAGGAATCCAGATGTTCGCTGGAAGGACGTGATTGGTTTAGACGATGCAAAATCTGTGCTACAAGAAGCAATGGTACTGCCGCTAGTGATGCCTGactattttaaa gGTATTCGACGTCCATGGAAAGGAGTTCTCTTAACTGGACCGCCGGGAACTGGTAAGACACTCCTAGCGAGGGCGGTGGCGACCGAGTGCAGGACCACATTCTTTAATGTATCTTCCGCAACCCTTACATCCAAATATCGCGGTGATTCAGAAAAACTTGTCAGGCTTCTCTTTGATATG GCTGCGTTCTACGCTcctagtacaatatttttagatgaAGTTGATTCTCTTTGCGCCGTTCGTGGAGCCGATTCAGAACATGAGGCGTCCCGACGTTTTAAAGCTGAACTACTTATACAAATGGATGGATTAGCTGCTGCTTT CAATCAAGATAAAGTTATAATGGTGTTGGCTGCAACTAATCATCCATGGGACATCGATGAGGCGTTCCGAAGAAGATTTGAGAAGAGAATATATGTTGGTCTGCCTGAtg AGCCGACGAGAGTCAAATTACTAAATCTCTGTCTCCGTGAAGTCATTTTAGGAGATGATGTTGACTTGAAAGATCTGTCGACGAAGCTGGAAGGATATAGCGGAtctgatataaataatctatgcag AGATGCAGCAATGATGACAATGCGCCATAAAGTAGCAGGAAAAAGTCCGGAACAAATTCGTCGTTTGAAACGTTCTGAGTTGGAAGCACCAGTCACCAAAGCTGACCTCATAGCTGCCATGGACAAAACGCGACGCACAGTCACTCAAGCTGATGTAGCGCGTTACAGCAACTGGATACAAAAACATGGCTGTTCCTAG
- the LOC116766639 gene encoding katanin p60 ATPase-containing subunit A1-like isoform X1 has translation MSQDMKSASMDLNSSRSWCRRENDVKIELGFNVPLGAMSAHPVFHSSWDIGCPSSGFHQMARMMDRMMSESLQPFGFARFTTHRSGDDNGNSMPRDGLRAEKSDNRRERARNPQTHAGNGTRHPPTQVVKPTPINSFQDNASDQSKPTDPTTEKWAGTLRRRDPDIQPTLPSIIRKASSTHSSISSGRKTRSVDRVPRTRRQLVPIKPTIRPRDVPAEGDVTMLEKDEKLFNATGYEVHLVETLERDILQRNPDVRWKDVIGLDDAKSVLQEAMVLPLVMPDYFKGIRRPWKGVLLTGPPGTGKTLLARAVATECRTTFFNVSSATLTSKYRGDSEKLVRLLFDMAAFYAPSTIFLDEVDSLCAVRGADSEHEASRRFKAELLIQMDGLAAAFNQDKVIMVLAATNHPWDIDEAFRRRFEKRIYVGLPDEPTRVKLLNLCLREVILGDDVDLKDLSTKLEGYSGSDINNLCRDAAMMTMRHKVAGKSPEQIRRLKRSELEAPVTKADLIAAMDKTRRTVTQADVARYSNWIQKHGCS, from the exons TCCTAGTTCTGGATTTCACCAAATGGCCAGAATGATGGATCGTATGATGTCTGAAAGCCTTCAGCCGTTTGGATTTGCAAGATTCACAACGCACCGGAGTGGAGATGACAACGGAAATTCTATGCCCAGAGATGGATTACGGGCTGAAAAAAGTGATAATCGCAGAGAACGGGCGAGAAACCCTCAAACTCACGCTGGTAATGGGACAAGACATCCACCGACACAAG taGTCAAACCAACTCCGATCAACTCTTTTCAAGACAATGCATCTGATCAGTCGAAACCAACAGACCCAACGACAGAGAAATGGGCTGGAACATTAAGAAGACGCGACCCTGACATACAGCCAACTTTACCATCGATCATTCGTAAAGCGTCTTCGACACATTCGTCTATCAGTAGTGGAAGAAAAACCCGATCTGTAGATAGAGTACCAAGAACGAGGCGGCAGTTAGTGCCGATTAAACCAACCATAAGACCGCGAGATGTGCCAGCAGAAGGAGATGTTACTATGCTAGAGAAAgatgaaaaactttttaacgCGACAGGTTATGAAGTGCATCTCGTTGAAACGTTAGAAAGGGATATTTTACAAAGGAATCCAGATGTTCGCTGGAAGGACGTGATTGGTTTAGACGATGCAAAATCTGTGCTACAAGAAGCAATGGTACTGCCGCTAGTGATGCCTGactattttaaa gGTATTCGACGTCCATGGAAAGGAGTTCTCTTAACTGGACCGCCGGGAACTGGTAAGACACTCCTAGCGAGGGCGGTGGCGACCGAGTGCAGGACCACATTCTTTAATGTATCTTCCGCAACCCTTACATCCAAATATCGCGGTGATTCAGAAAAACTTGTCAGGCTTCTCTTTGATATG GCTGCGTTCTACGCTcctagtacaatatttttagatgaAGTTGATTCTCTTTGCGCCGTTCGTGGAGCCGATTCAGAACATGAGGCGTCCCGACGTTTTAAAGCTGAACTACTTATACAAATGGATGGATTAGCTGCTGCTTT CAATCAAGATAAAGTTATAATGGTGTTGGCTGCAACTAATCATCCATGGGACATCGATGAGGCGTTCCGAAGAAGATTTGAGAAGAGAATATATGTTGGTCTGCCTGAtg AGCCGACGAGAGTCAAATTACTAAATCTCTGTCTCCGTGAAGTCATTTTAGGAGATGATGTTGACTTGAAAGATCTGTCGACGAAGCTGGAAGGATATAGCGGAtctgatataaataatctatgcag AGATGCAGCAATGATGACAATGCGCCATAAAGTAGCAGGAAAAAGTCCGGAACAAATTCGTCGTTTGAAACGTTCTGAGTTGGAAGCACCAGTCACCAAAGCTGACCTCATAGCTGCCATGGACAAAACGCGACGCACAGTCACTCAAGCTGATGTAGCGCGTTACAGCAACTGGATACAAAAACATGGCTGTTCCTAG